One genomic region from Pseudobacteriovorax antillogorgiicola encodes:
- a CDS encoding sodium:solute symporter family protein, with protein sequence MSSLDIGILVIYLLIMLAVGVYFLTKNDELDDYYVGGRSMGSLHIGLSVVATDVGGGFSIGLGGLGFAMGISGSWMLFTGLLGAWISAVILIPKIKVLENQKKLLTFPQIFDHFFGPKVALIAAIITTLGYIGFTSSQLLAGAKLASATFDGLSLNAALIAMGVIAVVYTAIGGIKAVIYTDTVQWIILMAGLILVAIPCAHISLGGFEALKTYLPSGHLSWTNLSWQQFFNWAITIIPIWFIGMTLYQRIYACADVKTAKRAWFFAGLLEFPIMALMGVLLGMYSRVALESGVFAELGYAAGSALDSELGMPLLLKTVLPTGLIGLVLAAYFSAILSTADSCLMAASGSFVSDIVKPSSTKGHLKFSQVATLILGIVALFLAGMFENVLSLMLYSYSFMVSGLLVPLMGALFFKKTNPLAAGLSMIIGGVVTVSLSLLQVGIPFGLDGNFFGILCAVIVFVTTTTFAGRTHAST encoded by the coding sequence ATGAGTTCACTAGACATTGGTATTCTGGTTATCTATCTGCTGATCATGCTGGCAGTTGGAGTTTACTTTTTAACGAAAAACGACGAGCTTGACGACTACTATGTCGGTGGTCGCTCCATGGGCAGTTTGCATATCGGCCTCTCAGTAGTTGCGACAGACGTGGGAGGCGGCTTTTCTATTGGGCTGGGCGGGCTTGGCTTCGCCATGGGGATCTCTGGCTCCTGGATGCTGTTCACCGGCTTATTGGGTGCCTGGATTTCAGCGGTCATTCTGATTCCTAAAATCAAGGTCCTCGAAAATCAAAAAAAACTTCTTACCTTTCCCCAGATCTTCGACCATTTTTTCGGCCCAAAAGTCGCTTTGATTGCAGCCATTATTACAACACTGGGATATATTGGCTTCACCTCGTCACAGTTGCTAGCAGGTGCCAAGCTTGCATCGGCAACGTTTGATGGCTTATCTCTCAATGCAGCCTTAATCGCCATGGGAGTGATCGCAGTGGTTTATACTGCCATCGGTGGTATCAAGGCTGTAATTTATACAGATACGGTGCAGTGGATCATCCTCATGGCTGGCTTGATCCTAGTGGCTATCCCTTGTGCTCATATTAGCCTAGGTGGTTTTGAAGCTTTAAAAACTTATCTACCCTCGGGACATCTTTCCTGGACCAACCTATCGTGGCAGCAGTTTTTTAACTGGGCCATAACCATTATTCCAATCTGGTTTATTGGTATGACTCTTTATCAGCGTATCTATGCCTGCGCTGATGTCAAAACAGCTAAGAGAGCTTGGTTTTTTGCAGGCCTGCTTGAGTTCCCGATCATGGCATTGATGGGGGTTCTCTTGGGCATGTACTCAAGAGTTGCATTAGAGTCGGGAGTCTTCGCCGAACTGGGCTATGCCGCAGGCTCAGCTTTGGATAGCGAGCTGGGAATGCCTCTCCTTCTTAAAACTGTGCTGCCCACTGGCTTGATTGGTTTGGTTTTGGCTGCCTACTTCTCAGCCATCCTATCTACAGCGGATAGCTGCTTGATGGCTGCATCTGGTAGTTTTGTTTCTGATATCGTCAAACCTAGCTCAACGAAGGGACACCTTAAGTTTTCTCAAGTGGCAACCCTGATTTTAGGTATCGTGGCCCTGTTCTTGGCGGGTATGTTCGAGAATGTTCTCTCGCTGATGCTATACTCATACAGTTTTATGGTTTCTGGGCTGCTTGTGCCTCTCATGGGGGCATTGTTTTTCAAGAAAACGAACCCTCTGGCGGCTGGTTTGAGTATGATCATAGGTGGCGTGGTTACAGTAAGCCTTAGCTTGCTGCAGGTAGGGATTCCCTTTGGTCTTGACGGCAACTTCTTTGGTATACTCTGCGCTGTCATTGTTTTTGTGACTACGACAACGTTTGCAGGGAGGACCCATGCCAGTACCTAG
- the alr gene encoding alanine racemase — MFETSTIEIDRKKYASNLKFLRKTVASKSELCLVIKGNGYGHGARQIMEVAQDLGESTFAVFNAAEALDVLSVLNKDSRLIIMGEIDFPQLEWAMENNVEFFVHNLTLLQKVLETAPKSPFKAKVHLEVETGMNRLGIDPRDFHFLANLLNEFQHKIEVMGVCTHLAGAESITNFVRVKKQLKEFDRAVQGLRNLGIESQQIHAACSAGAIRLKKTRYDMVRIGILQYGFWPSQETFIEYIMDRQNKVSPLQRIITWKSRVMSLKAVPMGQYVGYGTSFLAEADKVLATVPVGYADGFSRSLSNQGRVLVRGKLAPVAGIVNMNAISVDITDIPGVEIGDEVVLIGTQEDQAISVSSFSDYSSQLNYELLTRLPKDIPRIIV, encoded by the coding sequence ATGTTCGAGACCTCTACTATTGAGATTGACCGGAAAAAGTACGCTAGCAACCTTAAATTTCTACGAAAAACTGTGGCATCAAAGTCCGAACTTTGCCTCGTCATTAAAGGCAATGGCTACGGTCATGGCGCACGTCAGATTATGGAGGTCGCTCAGGATCTGGGCGAGTCAACATTTGCGGTGTTTAATGCAGCCGAAGCGCTCGATGTGCTAAGTGTGCTAAACAAAGACTCGCGACTCATTATAATGGGTGAGATAGATTTTCCGCAGTTAGAGTGGGCAATGGAAAACAATGTCGAATTCTTTGTTCATAACCTAACACTTCTGCAAAAAGTCCTTGAAACTGCCCCAAAAAGCCCCTTTAAAGCCAAGGTGCATCTAGAAGTGGAAACGGGTATGAACCGTTTAGGAATCGACCCACGGGACTTCCACTTTCTAGCGAATTTGCTCAATGAGTTTCAACACAAGATCGAGGTCATGGGTGTATGTACCCATCTAGCAGGTGCCGAAAGTATCACAAACTTCGTTCGAGTGAAGAAACAGCTGAAAGAGTTTGATCGAGCTGTGCAAGGTCTTCGAAATCTTGGTATTGAGTCGCAACAGATTCACGCTGCATGCTCTGCTGGGGCTATTCGCTTGAAGAAAACTCGCTACGACATGGTTCGTATCGGCATTCTACAATATGGTTTCTGGCCAAGCCAGGAAACCTTCATCGAATACATTATGGACCGTCAGAATAAAGTCAGTCCATTGCAGCGGATTATCACCTGGAAGAGTCGGGTGATGTCTCTCAAGGCGGTTCCGATGGGTCAGTATGTGGGGTACGGAACCTCGTTTTTGGCTGAGGCGGACAAGGTGCTAGCCACTGTTCCTGTGGGCTATGCTGATGGTTTCTCCCGATCCTTGAGCAATCAAGGGCGAGTTCTTGTTCGAGGGAAGCTTGCTCCCGTGGCGGGAATCGTCAACATGAATGCCATCAGCGTTGATATCACTGATATCCCCGGAGTTGAAATAGGCGACGAGGTGGTATTGATTGGAACTCAAGAAGATCAGGCGATTTCTGTGTCTTCATTCAGTGACTATAGTAGTCAGCTCAATTATGAATTACTGACCCGCCTCCCCAAAGATATTCCGCGCATCATTGTGTAG
- a CDS encoding tetratricopeptide repeat protein has translation MSRILFLVAILGLAGVARGQDKADKQEPLDIDKPIFKPFIERYILDELKNIRADQQHLKAETYQLLSSTELKASDRAIRYTTDTVNNVFFIITAAASLVVLLGWRSIKDIRENVADTVENRVLKLTQEYEQRLDKLEQKLKTRSEQIIATQQEVANANQIHALWMRSGLEENPQRKIDIYDKILAIHPEDVEALTYKADTLLDLGEVRWAYSLTNRAVDLDDKYPLAYWQRACAHTGLNRYDAAIDDIDRAIALSPGLKKDLADEQAFEKLATHHRFKEIIASIPPETTESPRQAMTTS, from the coding sequence ATGTCCAGAATTTTATTTTTGGTCGCCATCCTAGGGTTGGCAGGCGTTGCAAGAGGGCAGGATAAGGCTGACAAGCAAGAACCTCTGGACATTGACAAACCAATCTTTAAGCCATTCATCGAACGCTACATACTCGACGAATTGAAAAACATCCGAGCTGATCAACAGCACCTCAAAGCTGAAACCTATCAGCTTCTATCGTCTACGGAGCTTAAAGCTTCCGATCGAGCGATTCGATACACTACCGACACAGTGAACAACGTATTTTTTATCATCACCGCAGCTGCATCCCTGGTTGTTCTTCTAGGTTGGCGCTCTATCAAAGATATTCGCGAAAATGTAGCAGATACCGTAGAAAATCGTGTTCTAAAACTCACTCAGGAGTACGAGCAGAGGCTGGACAAACTAGAGCAGAAACTTAAGACGCGCTCAGAGCAGATCATAGCCACTCAACAGGAAGTGGCTAACGCCAATCAGATTCACGCTCTTTGGATGCGGTCTGGCTTAGAAGAAAACCCGCAGCGAAAGATTGATATTTACGATAAAATTTTAGCAATTCACCCAGAAGATGTGGAAGCACTTACCTATAAAGCCGACACACTGCTCGACTTAGGCGAAGTTCGGTGGGCATACTCCCTAACCAATCGTGCTGTGGACCTCGATGACAAATACCCGCTAGCCTACTGGCAACGAGCCTGTGCACATACTGGTTTAAATCGCTACGACGCGGCAATCGATGACATCGATCGAGCCATAGCCCTTTCCCCTGGACTCAAAAAGGATCTCGCGGATGAACAGGCTTTTGAAAAGCTAGCGACTCATCATCGCTTTAAGGAAATCATTGCCTCAATTCCACCTGAAACTACTGAATCCCCAAGGCAAGCTATGACTACATCGTGA
- a CDS encoding bifunctional 4-hydroxy-2-oxoglutarate aldolase/2-dehydro-3-deoxy-phosphogluconate aldolase — protein MEELLKKSPVIPVLTINSIHEAVPLARALVRGGLSILEVTLRTDCAYDAIEKIREEVPEAVVGGGTVTTVEHLEKLTAVGAHFAVSPGITPELLKKARDLGMPYLPGITSVSELMTGLNEGYEVFKFFPAAASGGVKALKSFSGPFSQVRFCPTGGINRENYQNYLSLPNTLCVGGSWVAPKDAIANENWEVIENLSRDAVTAAGK, from the coding sequence ATGGAAGAATTACTTAAGAAGAGTCCTGTGATTCCTGTACTAACCATCAACAGCATTCACGAAGCTGTCCCTCTAGCGCGAGCTTTGGTTCGTGGTGGTCTCAGTATTCTTGAGGTTACGCTGCGAACAGACTGTGCTTATGATGCCATAGAAAAAATTCGTGAAGAGGTTCCCGAAGCCGTTGTCGGTGGTGGTACTGTGACAACTGTCGAACACCTTGAGAAGCTGACAGCTGTAGGGGCTCATTTCGCAGTGAGTCCGGGGATTACTCCAGAGCTTTTAAAGAAAGCTCGTGATCTGGGAATGCCTTATCTGCCTGGAATCACTAGTGTTTCAGAATTGATGACAGGTTTGAATGAAGGCTATGAAGTCTTCAAGTTCTTCCCTGCTGCGGCATCTGGTGGAGTTAAGGCTCTTAAGTCGTTCTCTGGGCCGTTTTCTCAGGTGCGGTTCTGCCCAACTGGTGGCATCAACCGGGAAAACTATCAAAACTATCTCAGCCTGCCGAACACCCTCTGTGTTGGTGGGTCTTGGGTTGCCCCAAAAGACGCTATTGCCAACGAAAATTGGGAAGTAATTGAGAACCTTTCAAGAGATGCGGTTACAGCAGCTGGGAAGTAA
- the glk gene encoding glucokinase gives MTILVGDIGGTNARLALVKDASLKLEHMQTLPTQSFASFDEAVLTYLQRLDVKPSKACFAVAAPINDERVSFTNNPWSFSVAELRLQLNIQDIRVINDFEAMARCLPHLKAADVTKVGGGQVKASQTKAILGPGTGLGMAALLEDQNGVYHPLATEGGHARFAASNEREWALSKVLEKRDGFVSNESLLSGQGLINIRWALSQLDGKGVSPVSAAQICEAAIHKTEDVSVEAFQIFWAVLGSVAGDYAMQTGALGGVYISGGIAPRYMSALNDSDFRSRFEAKGDYRSYLEGIATFVVSADQPGLIGAAAVFENEGEAR, from the coding sequence ATGACGATACTCGTAGGTGATATCGGAGGGACAAACGCACGCTTAGCCCTCGTCAAAGATGCTTCTCTGAAGCTTGAGCATATGCAAACCCTGCCTACTCAATCTTTTGCGTCCTTTGACGAGGCAGTCCTCACTTATTTGCAGCGTCTCGATGTAAAACCAAGCAAGGCATGTTTTGCCGTTGCGGCCCCCATCAACGATGAGCGAGTGTCCTTCACGAATAATCCGTGGAGTTTTTCGGTCGCTGAGCTGCGCTTGCAGTTGAATATTCAGGATATTCGGGTCATCAATGATTTCGAAGCGATGGCGCGATGCTTACCCCATTTGAAAGCAGCTGATGTGACGAAAGTCGGAGGCGGCCAAGTGAAAGCGAGCCAAACGAAGGCTATCTTAGGGCCTGGAACAGGCTTAGGGATGGCAGCCTTGCTTGAGGATCAGAATGGTGTTTATCATCCTCTTGCCACAGAGGGTGGTCACGCAAGGTTTGCGGCAAGCAATGAGCGTGAGTGGGCTCTATCCAAGGTGCTTGAAAAACGGGATGGATTTGTGTCCAACGAATCTCTTCTATCCGGTCAAGGCTTGATCAATATTCGGTGGGCTCTTTCGCAGTTGGATGGCAAAGGTGTGTCGCCAGTTTCAGCAGCGCAGATCTGTGAGGCAGCGATTCATAAAACAGAAGATGTTTCCGTCGAAGCATTTCAGATCTTTTGGGCCGTCTTAGGTTCTGTTGCTGGGGATTATGCCATGCAAACGGGAGCCTTAGGTGGCGTTTATATTTCCGGGGGGATCGCCCCAAGGTACATGTCCGCATTGAACGACAGCGACTTCCGATCACGCTTTGAAGCTAAGGGTGATTACAGAAGTTATCTGGAAGGTATAGCGACATTTGTGGTGTCAGCAGATCAGCCAGGCCTGATTGGGGCTGCGGCGGTTTTTGAGAACGAAGGAGAAGCAAGGTGA